In Amaranthus tricolor cultivar Red isolate AtriRed21 chromosome 3, ASM2621246v1, whole genome shotgun sequence, a single window of DNA contains:
- the LOC130808890 gene encoding uncharacterized protein LOC130808890 isoform X2: MDSENSGSMQSSSTGGADDHEYDSHGGVAASGSLLFNPMSCFNINTMSMAACSTTPLQLYSFNNGSSSSSSFSPHHQIGTISNFFDHPPPTLPQSSFLNNNNNNNNNNNNNNNNNQLDIGWTEKFGSIRQSISTDDTNCTEGPLGYSITNNNQQLQQNPNPSPSSLPLPGQGQAQGPTVSLGSPRSSSALGSSRNPKKRSRASRRAPTTVLTTDTTNFRQMVQEFTGIPSPPFTAFSPRTRYDLFTGLTNSNSSITMGAPSYLLRPFAHKISPLQQSLQFSTHNSNPLSDVLGLGTAATPSASHTAAPAPAPAPAPSTNFELCDAQNYLSPNPQLSFQSLLQPSSSLPTAQNSSSVNPTAGNYLGITSIPDSVAVNGASDNINGGSTKGEGMVDSWICASD, encoded by the coding sequence ATGGATTCAGAAAACAGTGGAAGTATGCAGTCTTCTAGTACTGGTGGTGCTGACGATCATGAATATGACTCTCATGGTGGTGTTGCTGCCTCTGGTTCACTGCTTTTTAACCCTATGTCATGCTTTAATATTAACACCATGTCCATGGCTGCTTGTAGTACTACTCCTCTTCAACTTTACTCTTTCAACAAtggttcttcttcttcctcctcttttTCTCCTCATCATCAAATAGGAACAATTTCCAACTTTTTTGATCATCCACCACCTACTTTACCTCAATCTTcttttcttaataataataataataataataataataataataataataataataataatcaactaGACATAGGGTGGACCGAAAAATTTGGTTCAATAAGACAGTCTATATCGACCGATGATACGAATTGCACTGAAGGTCCTCTAGGCTACAGCATCACCAACAACaaccaacaacttcaacaaaaccCAAACCCATCTCCATCTTCATTACCTTTACCGGGTCAGGGTCAGGCCCAAGGTCCAACTGTATCCTTAGGATCACCACGTTCATCTTCAGCTCTTGGATCTAGTAGGAACCCGAAGAAAAGGTCTCGGGCTTCAAGACGAGCACCGACTACTGTACTGACTACCGACACAACTAATTTCAGACAAATGGTTCAGGAGTTTACTGGTATACCTTCACCACCTTTCACTGCCTTCTCCCCTCGTACTCGCTACGATCTTTTTACTGGTCTTACTAATTCTAATAGCTCTATTACTATGGGCGCCCCCTCCTATTTGCTTAGgcctttcgcacataaaatctCTCCTCTCCAACAATCATTACAATTCTCGACTCATAATTCCAACCCTCTAAGTGATGTGTTGGGGTTGGGCACGGCCGCAACACCTTCCGCATCCCACACTGCCGCACCAGCACCAGCACCAGCACCAGCACCGTCGACAAATTTCGAGTTATGTGACGCACAAAACTATCTAAGCCCGAACCCTCAACTTAGTTTCCAGTCTCTACTACAACCTTCTTCTTCGCTTCCTACTGCTCAAAATAGTTCCTCTGTTAATCCTACTGCTGGGAATTACTTAGGCATTACTTCGATTCCTGATTCTGTTGCTGTAAATGGCGCCTCTGATAATATTAATGGAGGTTCGACCAAGGGTGAAGGTATGGTAGATTCATGGATTTGTGCATCTGAttaa
- the LOC130808890 gene encoding uncharacterized protein LOC130808890 isoform X1: protein MGDMDSENSGSMQSSSTGGADDHEYDSHGGVAASGSLLFNPMSCFNINTMSMAACSTTPLQLYSFNNGSSSSSSFSPHHQIGTISNFFDHPPPTLPQSSFLNNNNNNNNNNNNNNNNNQLDIGWTEKFGSIRQSISTDDTNCTEGPLGYSITNNNQQLQQNPNPSPSSLPLPGQGQAQGPTVSLGSPRSSSALGSSRNPKKRSRASRRAPTTVLTTDTTNFRQMVQEFTGIPSPPFTAFSPRTRYDLFTGLTNSNSSITMGAPSYLLRPFAHKISPLQQSLQFSTHNSNPLSDVLGLGTAATPSASHTAAPAPAPAPAPSTNFELCDAQNYLSPNPQLSFQSLLQPSSSLPTAQNSSSVNPTAGNYLGITSIPDSVAVNGASDNINGGSTKGEGMVDSWICASD from the exons ATGG GAGATATGGATTCAGAAAACAGTGGAAGTATGCAGTCTTCTAGTACTGGTGGTGCTGACGATCATGAATATGACTCTCATGGTGGTGTTGCTGCCTCTGGTTCACTGCTTTTTAACCCTATGTCATGCTTTAATATTAACACCATGTCCATGGCTGCTTGTAGTACTACTCCTCTTCAACTTTACTCTTTCAACAAtggttcttcttcttcctcctcttttTCTCCTCATCATCAAATAGGAACAATTTCCAACTTTTTTGATCATCCACCACCTACTTTACCTCAATCTTcttttcttaataataataataataataataataataataataataataataataataatcaactaGACATAGGGTGGACCGAAAAATTTGGTTCAATAAGACAGTCTATATCGACCGATGATACGAATTGCACTGAAGGTCCTCTAGGCTACAGCATCACCAACAACaaccaacaacttcaacaaaaccCAAACCCATCTCCATCTTCATTACCTTTACCGGGTCAGGGTCAGGCCCAAGGTCCAACTGTATCCTTAGGATCACCACGTTCATCTTCAGCTCTTGGATCTAGTAGGAACCCGAAGAAAAGGTCTCGGGCTTCAAGACGAGCACCGACTACTGTACTGACTACCGACACAACTAATTTCAGACAAATGGTTCAGGAGTTTACTGGTATACCTTCACCACCTTTCACTGCCTTCTCCCCTCGTACTCGCTACGATCTTTTTACTGGTCTTACTAATTCTAATAGCTCTATTACTATGGGCGCCCCCTCCTATTTGCTTAGgcctttcgcacataaaatctCTCCTCTCCAACAATCATTACAATTCTCGACTCATAATTCCAACCCTCTAAGTGATGTGTTGGGGTTGGGCACGGCCGCAACACCTTCCGCATCCCACACTGCCGCACCAGCACCAGCACCAGCACCAGCACCGTCGACAAATTTCGAGTTATGTGACGCACAAAACTATCTAAGCCCGAACCCTCAACTTAGTTTCCAGTCTCTACTACAACCTTCTTCTTCGCTTCCTACTGCTCAAAATAGTTCCTCTGTTAATCCTACTGCTGGGAATTACTTAGGCATTACTTCGATTCCTGATTCTGTTGCTGTAAATGGCGCCTCTGATAATATTAATGGAGGTTCGACCAAGGGTGAAGGTATGGTAGATTCATGGATTTGTGCATCTGAttaa